A genomic stretch from Spiroplasma endosymbiont of Clivina fossor includes:
- a CDS encoding helix-turn-helix domain-containing protein, with protein MKFKKNNQISDKNFLRLTGIKHTTFNKMLEILKIEELKKRFRRGRTNKLSLENRILMTLEYWKEYSTYRIIAKSYDISESSCYRNIKWIEDTLIKHPNFQQLTGQKSLLKDYFKDKTVIIDVTESQIQRPKKDKNSTTQEKRKNTQ; from the coding sequence ATGAAATTTAAAAAAAATAATCAAATAAGTGATAAAAATTTTTTAAGATTAACTGGTATTAAACATACTACTTTTAATAAAATGCTAGAAATTTTAAAAATAGAAGAATTAAAAAAGAGATTTCGTCGCGGAAGAACCAATAAATTATCATTAGAAAATCGTATTTTAATGACTTTAGAATACTGAAAAGAATATAGTACATATCGTATTATTGCAAAAAGTTATGATATTAGTGAAAGTAGTTGTTATAGAAATATCAAATGAATTGAAGACACTTTAATAAAACACCCTAATTTTCAACAACTTACTGGTCAAAAATCACTATTAAAAGATTATTTCAAAGATAAGACTGTTATAATTGATGTAACTGAAAGCCAAATCCAACGCCCAAAAAAAGACAAAAACAGCACTACTCAGGAAAAAAGAAAAAACACACAATAA
- the tpx gene encoding thiol peroxidase — MEVKMKGKPLQLIKEPIKIGETLNFIATNLNMSDFKITDIVNKKKVISVVPSVDTNTCLIQTKHMNKNISKLENMQLITISRDLPFAQNRACESFKDNNHILISDYKYRDFGIKTGLVIQKLELLARTLLVLDENNIIIYIDINEETSVEPNYAKLWDFLNK; from the coding sequence ATGGAAGTAAAAATGAAAGGAAAACCTTTACAATTAATTAAAGAACCAATTAAAATTGGTGAAACTCTTAATTTTATCGCCACTAATCTTAATATGTCAGACTTTAAAATAACTGACATCGTCAATAAAAAGAAAGTAATCTCAGTCGTCCCCAGTGTTGACACTAACACTTGTTTAATCCAAACTAAACATATGAACAAAAATATTAGTAAACTAGAAAATATGCAACTAATTACAATTTCAAGAGACCTACCCTTCGCCCAAAATAGAGCTTGTGAGAGTTTTAAAGACAATAATCACATCCTTATATCTGACTACAAATACCGTGATTTCGGCATTAAAACCGGTTTAGTAATCCAAAAACTAGAACTTTTAGCAAGAACCTTATTAGTCTTAGATGAAAATAACATCATTATCTACATTGATATTAACGAAGAAACATCAGTGGAACCGAATTACGCTAAACTATGAGACTTTTTAAACAAATAA
- a CDS encoding transposase family protein, which translates to MLDKYKDENEFYSLIGIKYKTFMKMVEILKEGEAKQKQIGGRPNKLSIEQRLLMTLEYWKEYSTYRIIAKKYNISHVSCIRNIFWVENTLIKNSHFHIPGKKILLENKGTTNNLLAIDATEIPIERIKKN; encoded by the coding sequence ATGTTAGATAAATACAAAGACGAAAACGAATTTTATAGTTTAATAGGCATAAAATATAAAACTTTCATGAAAATGGTAGAAATTTTAAAAGAAGGTGAAGCTAAACAAAAACAAATTGGTGGTAGACCAAATAAATTATCAATAGAGCAAAGATTACTTATGACTTTAGAATACTGAAAAGAATATAGTACATATCGTATTATTGCAAAAAAATATAATATTAGTCATGTTAGTTGTATTCGTAATATCTTTTGAGTTGAAAATACTCTAATAAAAAATAGTCACTTTCATATACCTGGCAAAAAGATATTATTAGAAAATAAGGGTACTACTAATAATTTATTAGCAATTGATGCTACAGAAATTCCAATTGAAAGAATTAAAAAAAACTAA
- a CDS encoding transposase family protein — MLFSGKKRQHSLKSQIIIDLFNNKIISVDFCYGSTHDYKLFLKSNTLINPKLELIADSGYQGLQNVHKNTLLPIKKSKNNPLNPDKKEYNSFLSKVRIVIEHVFARLKRFKILVYRYRNKIRRFGLRFNLISGIYNFELS, encoded by the coding sequence TTATTATTTTCTGGTAAGAAAAGGCAACATTCATTAAAATCGCAAATAATTATTGATTTATTTAACAATAAAATTATTTCAGTAGATTTTTGTTATGGCAGTACTCATGATTATAAGTTATTTTTAAAATCAAATACACTTATAAATCCAAAATTAGAATTAATTGCCGATTCAGGATATCAAGGTTTGCAAAATGTTCATAAAAATACATTATTGCCAATTAAAAAGAGTAAAAATAATCCTTTAAATCCAGATAAAAAGGAATATAATAGCTTTTTAAGTAAAGTTAGAATTGTCATTGAACATGTTTTTGCTAGATTAAAAAGATTTAAAATACTAGTTTATCGTTATCGCAATAAGATTAGAAGATTTGGATTACGATTTAACTTAATTTCAGGAATATATAATTTTGAATTAAGCTAG
- a CDS encoding transposase family protein gives MKTQVIIEKDSKKIISSDFSYGKNHDFKILKDSKIKFLPETTVLVDLGYQGIQKINHNVLIPKRKSKKNPLNKEEKQNNERISKMRIVIENVFAILKKFKIISEKYRNRRKRFALRFNLIASIYNLQLLV, from the coding sequence ATAAAAACACAAGTTATAATTGAAAAAGATAGTAAAAAAATTATTAGTTCTGATTTTTCTTATGGTAAAAACCATGACTTTAAAATTTTAAAAGATTCAAAAATTAAATTTTTACCAGAAACAACTGTTTTAGTGGATTTAGGTTATCAAGGCATACAAAAAATTAATCATAATGTTTTAATTCCTAAAAGAAAATCAAAGAAAAACCCTTTAAATAAAGAAGAAAAGCAAAATAATGAGCGAATTTCAAAAATGAGAATTGTTATTGAAAATGTTTTTGCTATACTTAAAAAATTTAAAATTATTAGTGAAAAATATCGAAATCGTAGAAAAAGATTTGCTTTAAGATTTAATTTAATAGCTTCAATTTATAATTTACAACTATTAGTTTAA